A stretch of DNA from Deltaproteobacteria bacterium:
CAGTTTTAGGCCGAGGCGCAACGCGCAACAACCCACCTTTTTCAGTCTCTACACCCTCAAGCAACGAGCCAAGTGTAGAATACTGCTCTAGCTGTCTAGCTGCCTCGCTAGCAATTACAGCTATCTCGCCGTCTTCTCTAGTAAGCGCATGTAGCTCATCCAACACCACTCTCGGAATAACTATTTCATTATCGCCCAATACGCCGGCAAAAGCGGGACTGCCACTTCCTCGAAACGTCGTCACGTCTTGAACAAGAGAAATAATGGCAGAAGTATCTAAAACAAAGCATTTATTAAACACTTACCTCTCCTTAAAAGCCTTATTTGCCAATAACCGCTCTCGTCTTCATAGCGACGAGCTCACTTGGTCGATAATCATCAACATCGCCACCGAGCACCAACACGCACTCTGTCTGCGAAAACCAGCACCTTATAACTTCAGCAACTTTTTCGCGCCTTAGTCGCCTTAAGCGAGTAATGGTTTCATCCACACTAACATAGCGTCCAAAATCTAATTCAGTTTCGACTAGTCGCCACATTCGCGCACCTACACTATCCGCTTCCATTTCAACCTGCGACACCAACATCTCAATCACTCGCCCCAATTCATCCTCTCTAACCCCATCATGCTCCAATGTTGCCATTTGCTCAAGTATGAGTTCCAACACTATATCCAAATTCCGCCGCTCACAAATTGCACTAATCACCAATGCACCAGTATCTGGATAGCAAAAAGATTGCGCTCCCACATCGTAAGTTAGGCCACGCTCTTCCCTAAGAACCTGAAAGAGCCGAGACGACATACCACCACCTAAAATAGCAGTCGCCACCACTGCCGCTATATAATCCCCATCGCGCACGCCTGGCCAACTAACCCCTAGGTTCAAATAACACTGACTTACTGAAAGGGGCGCAATAACCAATCCGGATGATGACTTTGGGACCGCTGGCATATGAGCATCTCCCTCAACCAAATGTCCAAACGCTTGCTCAGCAAATTCAT
This window harbors:
- a CDS encoding insulinase family protein → KFTETDIKSRLREMLCGKRIAIAAAGNIQAHVVHEFAEQAFGHLVEGDAHMPAVPKSSSGLVIAPLSVSQCYLNLGVSWPGVRDGDYIAAVVATAILGGGMSSRLFQVLREERGLTYDVGAQSFCYPDTGALVISAICERRNLDIVLELILEQMATLEHDGVREDELGRVIEMLVSQVEMEADSVGARMWRLVETELDFGRYVSVDETITRLRRLRREKVAEVIRCWFSQTECVLVLGGDVDDYRPSELVAMKTRAVIGK